TAAGTTAATCCAAGATGTACAGACTCTAATTGGTAAGAAGAATTATTCCACAGTCTATGTACACAATTGGCCAAGGCTCCTATTTCCTTAGAgcaaggaagaacagaaaatgtcCAAGTTTGGTTCAAGGAACATAAAATCATTAGCTCAAGTATATGAGAGTGGATGTTAGCAGCAGCCAGAACTTTGTAGTCAGGAAGGATGAAATCACAAGGATGGAAATGGCTGCTATCAGGACTTTGCAGACAGAAACAAGCTTTTTGAGTAGGTTAGCTGCCGAAATTTGAAttatataaaagcaaaaccttATACTCATTTAAGTTGAACTAGCTGaaccagaaacaaaacttcaaatATCTGGTCTGAAGTATGGAGAAAACTCTATGCTAAAAATACCTTAACAAATACACGAGTTTCTGAAACTAGCTTCCTCAGAGTCATCCACTCAATTTAAAGTCTAACCTTTAAACTCAAAACCTAAAGAAAGTGCAGCCATTTTGCCTTCAGATGTTTAAATAAGCTTTTCACCTTTAAAGTCAAAGATTGCAGAAAATAGATCTTAGAGCTTACCTTGGCACTTCCTTGTTACATTTCAAGCAAATCACATTTCCTACCACACAAAAGCTTTGTCTGAATTGACATCCGTTTGTCCTTGACGATGAAAAGCTACAGCTGGAGCTAAGAAGTGTGCACACATGGAAATAATGCTTATAATCCACGACTGTCTCTTCTCTCTGCTTAACACTTTGCAGAGAACAGTAAATATCTGCTTTAGCACAAAACGCATGATCACTTTCCTTTTAGCTGGAGTAGGTTCAGTAGCAGTAGTCTACAGTTCCATATTTAGTTATTGCTTCTATCCAACCCTAAAAACATAtattacactgaaaataaaaaaggaatataaaatgCTAGATAGTGGAAAACAATTATAAAGAATCAAGTACTGTTTAGCCCTGTAAACAATATGAgccaaataatgaaaaattacagtTAAATGCTAATAACATAGGCCAGTCAATACAGATAACTTCAGAACAAGCAGTGCGACTCATGCTCAGTGACAAGgactcttttatttttgctgtagccatgctttaagaaacaaaaaggctGAGAACATTTCAGAATGGAAAGTCATGTATTTGTTAACCTTTTTCATTGTACAGAATCTGATTAGGATACTTCCATGAGGCAGAGACTTCATATGGGAACATTTTATGCAGAAAGAGaatatttcagaagtatttcagcATTTGCAGTTAGGAACCTGTTTTACAATCTTACTCTTGAGGTTCACAGCTCTGTAATATCTACTGGCAGGAAATAATGTATATTAGATCTAAGAGTTAAAGAAGGATCTCTCAGGACACCCTTCTATCACTCTCTTGTTCTCCTCCTACCTCTTGTCCTGTGTCAAATGGCAAAGATAGCACATACCTGTCTTGAAATTAAGGTTGTTTTACAAGGGGTCTGAATGACATTTCAGAGGAGGTAATTGTAGACTAAACTGAAGAGGAATCTGGAGCAAGCAAAAGTGCAGGAAACACAGGGAGAAAGCTAGGAGAGGCGTGAAAGGAGAGAGGATTATTTGAGGTCTGAAGAGCAGAATGACACCCAGGAACTGTGACTCACTTGGTTTGAAAACTTCCTTATCCCGACCCCTTAATTCACTAATCAAGAATCTCTGGGAAGTGGCAAGGACCTCCAGAAGGTCAGGACAAGCCTGCCCCCCTGCAGGGAGTTTTGAATTACAAGTGCCTGTTTAGCCTAGTCTTCCTCATTAGAAAGCGGAGATGGATACTTGGGTCAATGCAACAAGATCTGTATTCACTTCCCACCCCTCAGTGCAGACTATGATTTTTGGCCACATGTCCAGCTTCAAAAGGCTTTCTCCTCTGAATGATACAGAGCAGACTGTCACCACTTGTAGGAAAGAGCTCTGGCTGAAAGTCAAGAGAAAAAGTGGGATTCTTCTCTGGCCAAGTGCTATGAATAATCAGCCTTATCACTTCCAAAAGTACTGTTGGACTGTTAATAATTCTGTGCTGCCAGGATCTCAGCATTATGCCTCAAGGGAAGAAGATGAGGAATTGATTCAGCCTCAGTTCCTAGGAAAGATTTTTAACTAATCATCACCAACCAGAACCAGATATAACCACAATAAGGTTATGCCCCAGGGCACACAGATGACTCAAGTACTTCTGTTCGGTAGACCTCAGACATTATAGATAACCTGTCTCCTGTTTCCTCCCCATAAATCCTCCCTTGCAAATGCAGTGTCTTCTTGTTAGAGAGCACTCAATGAAGCAGTCATCGAACCCATCCTCCTTACTCAGTGAAATATGCTATGTAGTCTGATTGGAAGGACAATAAAAGTGTCTCAAAAAATGATGTGAAAATCAGTGCCTGAAGGTAGGGTTGGAACCTGAAACCTCCTTCTTGTCTTTGTGCTTCTGTCACGCGCTGTTTCCTTTGTGGTGCCGCTACCTCATTCAGTGCACAGTAAATGGAATATAATGGACACCTATTGTCAAAATAGAGTCTGAGTGGGTGTATGTGAAAATCAAGGCCAGACAGGATAGTTCTAGGTTCTCTGgtagaaaaataacattctcCAGAGCTGATATGAGACAATCTCTCCTCTAAAAAACATTCTGTCCATGCAAATGAATCCAGCTGCTAATAAAGTGGAGGTTTTACTTTTCCTGCAGACTTTGATGTGTCACTGCAGATATCAGAAATACAGATTGCATTTGCAGATTTTTAGCAGACTGACAAGTTATACACTAACCTGTTTGGGGGCTTTCAGTGTCTCAAAACTCAGAGTCTGAGAATGGTTTTAAAACTTTTGTTCCAATAGCTTGGGCTTTGAAAATTATGGAAGTCTCTGGGGTCATTCAGAATCCTTTACACTACTCAGAAAGAGGACTCTCTTTGATGAAAATGCTTCCAAGTAACTGTAAAAATAGAAACTCTTTTAAGAACATAACATGTTTAACATAAACCAAATGATTTGCAGGAatgctgcagaagacagaaagagCAGCTGTGTGAAAAATTTGATTATCTCTATTCTGtactggaagaaagaaaaaatgagatGACACAAATAATCACTAGAACCCAAGAGGAGAAACTGGAACATGTCCGCTCCCTGATGAAGAAGTATGCGGATCATTTGGAAGCTGTGTCAAAGCTGGTTGAATCAGGAATCCAGTTCATGGAAGAACCAGAAATGGCTGTGTTTTTGCAGGTATAAGGTCAATAAATGCAGATAGAAGAAGAATGATGGGTTTATTGAAATACTATTTAAGCATTTCTCGATTTTAGGCACATTCAGAGTTAGAGTAAACTTTTACACAAACTCATTTTTTAAACACTTGCATCAGCACAGGCAAATGACTAGTCTTCTTGTGAATAGTGTCCAAGCCAAGAACATGAGTATTTGATATGTGCAGCAAAATATACTATTCTGGGTATGAATTTCTTATCCCCAAAGAAGAAATAGgaattttaacattttccaaCGTATCTGTATTGTCCCACTGTTATAATATGCGTGTAGTTGAACTTCTGTGAGTtagaggttttgtttgtgtattgACAGAGTGATTAACTTTCCAAgagttaaatatttatgtttcaAGTCACATTTTTATGactttacttatttttttcctacaattTCTCTACATTAAAGGCAATATTCTTTCCAGACAAAGAGGCTCCAGAAGTATGCCCTTATGGATGGCCAAAGATAGTTACTGTGACTGAAGATGTAACACAGCAATTGCTTTTcaccacaaacacacaaaaaagaagtgcaaaaatatttCCGTTTCATTTTTGTAGAAATTGTACATATTTCCCATCATATTTGGATTTTACTTAAAAAGTCTTCAATGGACTAAAAGGTTTGCTCAGCTGTATACTAATTACCATGTAAATCTGATCTCATTCATAGATCTGTCGTGGTTGTCATTTATGAGATCCATATTAGCATGTTTAGAAGCAGCCGCTGTAAGAATAATATCTCAATGCAtaaaatctctgaaaaaaaatgaaccaTTTAAGAAGTcagttatttcctttttgttttcacagaatgCCAAAACACTGCTACAAAAGTAAGTACCTAAACTTGAGACTCTTGATCATTGTAATGAATAACAAATTGCAAATTTATCTCCAAATCTAAATGCCAATAactaatttctgtgttttagaATTACTGAAGCATCTAAAggatttcaaatggaaaaaatagaGGATGGATATGAAAATATGAACCAATTCACAGTGAACCTCAGTAGAGAAGAAAAGATAATACGAGAAATTGATTTTGACAGAGGTATGTCATTTATTTCACTTACGTATCTTTCTTAAATTGCAGCTCTGTGTGATTTACATTATGATACTGAGTAGCAAAACTTGAATCAGGTATTTCTGTCCATCCTAAAATATAACTAGACCATCTTGTATCAATTATACTCAATAGCAAAAATCCATCACTGttgaaaaaaatcatgtaaCATGTTGACACCATGAGTCTTACCTTTTATGTATCCTCAACATTTCCCTAAGCCTGAGATCTTTACTGATTCCTTGTGTGAAGGGACCACAAAATTAAGCTTGTATCTCATTCTCtaaagtccttttttttccctaaaagaTGCCATTATTGTGTGGCCTGTCTGCTCTAGAAAGGCATTAAAGAAGTAGAATGTTTATTACTAAAGGAAGTACTTACGAAATATACtttgttttactcttttttGATGATAATTGAGAAATAtaacagaaacataaaattCAAGGTCAGAAGAATAATAGAGGGAAGCAAAAAGTGTCATAATCTTTCATGCATTTAACATCTTGTGTCATGTCATTTGTCATGACATCATGACTAAACATGCTTAATATATCTATATAATAAGCACAAAGTTGTAATTTTATATTTACCAAAGTAGCCTGAAATCTAGGCTCACCTATGCTTTACCTTACAGAGTAACCATAAGAAGTTAATGGAGACAGATATTTTGAATAAGCAGATCTCTCCAATTAAAAGGCAGCTGTAACAGTTGTCTTGATATCTTTAATTTTCTTGCTAGCACTGGATTCTGCTGGTACATTTACATTTACCTTTACCAGCCAATTAAGACTCATGCAGATGCCACCCATTGCTTACTCCTCTGCTGAGACTTATACTAACTTCAGAATGTATGGCTGCTCCTTGCAAGGGACCCTGCATGCCTGCTGTGCAGATCTTTGTATGTGGGCTGGAATCTGTTGACTAGCTATACTTGGCACTGGGATCCATGTAGCAGGACAGCAGCTGTGCACCAGtcagcagcagagaagcaggTGTCATTTCGCAGGGCCGTGAACCTCAAGGGATTTGTCCTGGGAGGGACAGTTCCTAGTCACAGCCTCATGCCCAGTTCATCCCTGTGATCAGCCACAGCTGCCACATCCCTGCCATTCACGAGCATCTGCCAAGATCGTGACCTTATGCTCTGGACAGACACACACCCCCACCATGTGATAAGGAATGTGACATCCACCTCCTGGAGACAAGCCATTAGCAAGGGCTTTGGCAATCCGGAGTTCGGTCCTGTATTTGAAACTCCTACTGCAGCCAGGGGATGTGTAAGCTGAGACTCAGCACTCTGCTTACAGAAGTGTATTTGCCTGCAGAAACATTTCATCATTATGAGGGCGTTACTCAATTCACAGATCTGAATTCCTTCTAAATATTCAGGCAGAACTATAACTTGTGCAAAATGTGCAATTAATTTGAAGCTTGCATTAGTGCATTCTCTGAAGTGCTAGGATGGCTCTGAACAACATCAAGTGTTTATAAGAATGAGTAATGTGATTATGCAAAAGAAAGGGCATTGTTAGAGGGCTCCCTCTGGAAACTAGCCAAGGCATGAATGCTGACAACGCGATGTGTCAGATGATGCAGAAATGATGGTTTGACTAAGTTTAACAGTCTGATTTTAGGAAGGTTGGTATCCCAAACTTCCAGTCAGGTGTTGCAGAGCACTGATGTGGTAAAGATTTGTTTCGATGGCTTTAATggtctttaaaacaaacatgcacCTACAATTTCAAGAGGGATTTTTCTCCTGGCAGATTGTGCCAGACCAGGTATGCTCTCCCCCAAAGGTACAGGGCTGTACTGCACGTCCCTCATGAGGATAACTGCATTGACTGGACATTTTGTCCTCCTTCCCATACAAAGGGTTAGCTGTAGATTTTAATAAGCGTGTGTGTTCAGTGTCCTCCCTGTTGTGAAGTGACTGATGGCAGATGTATGGCAGTGCCCAGTCCAGGCTGGTGGGACTAGGCTTCTCACCAGTGTTCTCTCCCCAGCCTGCATCCCCTGCCAGGCAGAAGGTTATCAGCACATCTGCCATGCAATTGTAAATGGGGTTTTTAGTTAGATAAAGATTGTAGCCATCTTCATGTGCTGCTCATCCCTGTCCTTTTACATGTGTCCTatcagaggaggagggagaagaggaagaggaggagacgGTGGATGGTGAAGAATTGGATGAAGTACACACAGAGTCAtcaggaggggaggaggtggaggaagaggtggaggaggaaggggctgAGACAGCACCACAGCCACCTCAGCGGGACCCAGaaccacagagcacagcaggagaGCCCTCAGCCGAACCCGCTGCAGTGCCACTGCCTGCCACCCCAGCTGGTCAGGTAAGTGCCCTGGTGCCCCACTGCCCCACCAGCTGTGCTGAGTGTGCCCTGGCAGAGCAAGAAAACACTTCCCTGTGCCTTGTATGCACCATTCATCAGGAGCACAGCTAAGGGAGTCAATGCCCTGGAGAGCAGAACTGTTTATTGCCCTTGCACGCATATGCACAACTGTACCCTGTCTTCTCAACCTGTGTACATATTGCTTGATAGGCAAAAAATAATACTGCTAAATAAGTGAGATGTATATGGGGTACGTAAGATATAAACAGAAGAGATTCAGTTTGGGAGTCAGGCACATTACCAATGAGTGTTCTGCTTGCTGTGATTTAACTCAGACTATTATAAATGAAATGGttgttcaaatatttttacCAAGAGAATATGGTATTCTCTCTGGATTTAGTGAGTTTTTCTCCACCAGTTTTTACATAATACTTCCtatctgttttctgtgaatgATATTTGCCACCTTCTGCTTTTGTCATGCTAGGGATTTCATCTAGGAGGATATGGGAACATCATAGACCAAACaggagaggaaatggcctctTACAACCTAGCAGCAAACAGATTCAGGGTGTGAATAATTTAGGCCACCACTTATTCTTAAGGAAAGCAATTAGAATGAGACTATAATTGCTACATATTCTAAAAGACctacataaaaaatatttcatgtgcTACTTTAGCTGGCCTTACACACAATTAACTTAGCAAATTCTCCGCTTATGCAATTTACCCAGTGAAGCTGCTGAGCAGGTGAAGTCTGCTGTGAAGATATTTGAGTAGGCCAGTGTGAAAACGATAGAACATGTAAAGAATCTTTGTTTGTAGCAAGCTCCCCACAtaaaacaagggaaaataaatactatAGATTCATTCTTGCTGTGATTTAAAAACATACCTGAGTTAACACCAGTTGTGTGAAGATGCTCTTAAATCAGGCTTTATTGGTTTAACTAAAGTTTGTCCTTTGAGATTTTGCACTGACTTAAGTAAGCTTATGTAGCCTAACTGATGTAGGGCTTTATGCAAACAAGAACTAGACATGAGCAGTTCTGCCCACTAACATGAAGTCCCTCAATTCTAAGGCTAAAATGGGAAAGGTACAGCATGCTGCTGTAGCAACTGTAAAATGCCATTAAGAGACGGTCAGATGTGGAGTCAGACATGGCATGTGGGTGTTGCGGAGTGTGGGATACCTGTATTTCAGCTTTTGCCTCCTGGTGcaagaaaggcaaaacaaaaatgctgtgGTGATAGCACAAACCGTGTGGGCGAGCCCTGAGAGCTTGGTGCAGGTAGAGAGGTGCAGTTTATCTGGCTGCTCCTCTACCTGGCAGAGAAACTGTGCTTGGCTTACAGCACTGATAGCAAGGTTGATGGGCAAATACTTCTCTCTAGTGTCTTTGCATTACCCTTATTCCGACTGCTCATATCAACAGGCTTGTTGGGAAATGTGTTGTTTTTAACCCAAAACCTGACAGACCATTTGTAGGTACCTACACTTGTCCACAGCTGGTACCAGTTCATGAGGCTCTTATGcagaatttcttttatttttaggatTGAATTGCGTGTTTATTTGAGTTATCAAGGAACCACTTGCTCACTCCTTTCTCAGGCAGCATCCCCTTCCCAGCTAATGCTACCCTCCAATTCTATTGTTTGGGtaacttattttctttcccttatctGTGTTATTCGTATGatagttgcttttgttttacattttgaTTATAGTTCTGTCAGACCATATATAAAAACATGGCATGCAGAGCAATGTGGCAATGGCAGGAAGGTAACATGGTGCACTATGCTTGTTCTTCTCTCTATCTGTCCTGATTAAGGATGAGGTTGTGACACCAAGTGGTTCTCAACAGACCCCAGAGTCTGACACTCAAGTGCCGGCCACAGCAGAAGCCACCGATCCTTTGTTTTACCCTAGCTGGTATAAAGCTCAGTCACGGCAACCAAGCAGTCCGAGCTCAGCCCCAGTGAGTGGGCTGGGGACAGTAGGGCCTCCTGTTTCTCTGGAAACAAGTGCAAAGAAGGCAGAAGCCCCAGCAACAGCAGCGATCGAGGAGAGTGCACCGGGGAGTGGTAAGGAAAGTAATTCCACTGCAGCGACATCCAAGGTCAGTGCTACTGAAGTCACCTCGGAGGGCTGTGATGCGCAGCAAGGCGGGAACGGCATCTGCTAAGGAGAATGTGACTTAACTTTCCTCTGCATGCTAAAGAATTAtcatttcagaaatacaaaaccagcacaaattATCGTTTCAGCAAATCCCCTGGATTTACAGATGGTTTCTATATGTGACAGGCTGACTTTTCAGCTTCAGAGTAGCATGCCGATGGCTGCTTGTGCTTAACTGCCAGTGCACCTTGCTTGTGCGAGCTGTTATCCGAGTTGCTCAGCAATGTCTCTGTGCATCAGATGCATGTATTAGCAGCAGACAAATCTTGTGCAAGAGATTACTTCCTTCACCTGTGAAAGCCTGTGTACATCACATGCTGTCCTACTACTGCTGGCTGAGCAGCTATGGCTTGGCTTTGCCTTGCgcagctctgtggctgcacCTGGAGTGTATGGCTTTCCCACATGAACATGAAGCCATGCAAATACCCGGAGCCTTCTTGTGTGCTTGACTGCCTCTCAGTAAGCAGTGTGATTTCCTAGGTTCAGATCTGCTGCAGAGGGTTTCCTTCAAGGATTCTTGGGACTTGATTAAAGGAGAGCAGGAAGATAATATATTCCAGTTCTGTGTTAGACTTCCAGCAGTATGATGGGATAACAGATAGCAATGTGTTAAGTATAGGAGGGTATTTTCCTTAAAAGTACCATGTTAGAGATGGTATAACTTGAATTtgaatattctttcttttgtatATGTGTACAAACGCCACATGGGTCAAAGATTCAAAGAACAGAACTGAGGGAGCTGTGTGTGAAGGATTTGCACAATACACCAGCTCCAGCTCTAGTGCCTGGCTACCAGCCCATGCACAGCACTCTCTAAATCAAACCGTCCTGATTTACAGGCTTAAGCTGTATGTTGTAACAAAGCAATTACCTCTATGGGTGTGATGAGATTATGTGTGTGTGCGTGAAAAAGCACAAGTGGGCAGTACGTATTTAATGCTGTTTCCTTTAAAGTTGGAGTTGACCATTTAACATACATAAAAAGTCTTACCATGATAAACCATCACATGGTGAGCAAAAGGTTAGCAGGATTTCCTACAGGTATGATAAAAGAGCACTTATCTTTTAGCAGTGAATTTGCTGATAGAATGATTCTCACCAGCTCCAAACTTAACAAAAGCAACATTTGACCCCCTAatttcagtaattatttttcaagtcaTGCTTTGATTTGAGAATATTTGAGTggaataaaaaaagtaaaattaaattatcaaACCTGCTATGACCTTGTCTTAAGTATTCCAAGTGAGCTGGCAAAAGCAGGTAAATTCACATTGGAATTTATTGCTGCTGTTCCTTCCTATCTGTTCTACAGGCAGTCAAGCCTCACCATAGGCAGGTAAAATCTGTATGGGGTTAGTTTCCTGGGAGATTGCCTACCTGTGGTCTGCTTCCCTGGGTCCTAATTTACCAACAGCAAGTAAAGGAGCAAAACTGATGTTTGATGTGGACAATTGTCTGAAAAAAAGCGACAGTCTGGTACCCAGCTCTCTTCATTGTCGGATATCAGGaataaaaacagggaaaaaagatgtcAGTTCCCATTGGCATGTGAGTTTTGGGGTGCTGGTTTTCAATATTTCCCAGGTCATGAGTGACACATTCTGGAAGGAGGAGGATGTTGAAAAGGGTAGCGCATGGCTCTGGGAATGCAGGGAAGAAGGAGCAAGGAATGCAGCTGAGGATGGGATTGCCTCTGgactggagacagaggaaaggaTAGGAAAACTCAGGAAGCAGAGAGGCGCAGAGCgtgctgaagaagagaaaaaacagactgACCAAGCTAGGAAGGGTGATGTCAGGAGATGAAGCCACAGTCAGATCTACAGATCTGAACTGTCTCTATGTCGTGAGCAAAATGGCTGCTGTCCTGTGGCAGTGATAGTTTCTAAGTATGTGAACTTCAACTGTGTTTTTTCCCTGCATGTGATTTTACACAACCCACTCTGAAACGCCataattgtgtatttttttttaaacgcTGGCTGATCGAACCCTGGTTCTTCACACCACCGTTTTTATTCCCTTCCTCCCATTAAAGGATGTCATGGAAAAGTGCTGTGTAAACAGAGCTTTTTCACTGAATGCAGTGAGAATGACTAGTTTGTGTCATGACAACACTGGTGAAGcacttttcttattttctcacaGGAGTTAGCATTCTGCATATCACTTTTGGCATTTCTTATCATACTACATCATCTTTGGAATCTGATTCAATACATGATTTGTACTTTCATGGGtaggaaatatttccttttaccATTAACTAACAGTTCAAATAGTGTCTGTGGTGATGTTCCTACATGGTTTTAAGGGACTTTTTCCCTTTATTCCCATCCAAAAACATCATGCTAGTTCACAGTACAAACTGCctgaaacatttcttcctcCCGCCTTGGAAATGCCACCCTTCATCTTACTCCTGCATGGTTAAA
This sequence is a window from Lathamus discolor isolate bLatDis1 chromosome 2, bLatDis1.hap1, whole genome shotgun sequence. Protein-coding genes within it:
- the TRIM55 gene encoding tripartite motif-containing protein 55 isoform X2; amino-acid sequence: MPLEKVGMSTALNYKSFSKEQETMDNLEKQLICPICLEMFTKPVVILPCQHNLCRKCASDIFQASNPYLPTRGGTTVASGGRFRCPSCRHEVVLDRHGVYGLQRNLLVENIIDIYKQESTRPERKCDQPMCEEHEDERINIYCLNCEIPTCSLCKVFGAHKDCQVAPLTNVYQQQKSELSDGIAVLVGSNDRMQGIVTQLEETCKTVEECCRRQKEQLCEKFDYLYSVLEERKNEMTQIITRTQEEKLEHVRSLMKKYADHLEAVSKLVESGIQFMEEPEMAVFLQNAKTLLQKITEASKGFQMEKIEDGYENMNQFTVNLSREEKIIREIDFDREEEGEEEEEETVDGEELDEVHTESSGGEEVEEEVEEEGAETAPQPPQRDPEPQSTAGEPSAEPAAVPLPATPAGQDEVVTPSGSQQTPESDTQVPATAEATDPLFYPSWYKAQSRQPSSPSSAPVSGLGTVGPPVSLETSAKKAEAPATAAIEESAPGSGKESNSTAATSKELAFCISLLAFLIILHHLWNLIQYMICTFMDWF
- the TRIM55 gene encoding tripartite motif-containing protein 55 isoform X3 gives rise to the protein MPLEKVGMSTALNYKSFSKEQETMDNLEKQLICPICLEMFTKPVVILPCQHNLCRKCASDIFQASNPYLPTRGGTTVASGGRFRCPSCRHEVVLDRHGVYGLQRNLLVENIIDIYKQESTRPERKCDQPMCEEHEDERINIYCLNCEIPTCSLCKVFGAHKDCQVAPLTNVYQQQKSELSDGIAVLVGSNDRMQGIVTQLEETCKTVEECCRRQKEQLCEKFDYLYSVLEERKNEMTQIITRTQEEKLEHVRSLMKKYADHLEAVSKLVESGIQFMEEPEMAVFLQNAKTLLQKITEASKGFQMEKIEDGYENMNQFTVNLSREEKIIREIDFDREEEGEEEEEETVDGEELDEVHTESSGGEEVEEEVEEEGAETAPQPPQRDPEPQSTAGEPSAEPAAVPLPATPAGQDEVVTPSGSQQTPESDTQVPATAEATDPLFYPSWYKAQSRQPSSPSSAPVSGLGTVGPPVSLETSAKKAEAPATAAIEESAPGSDWF
- the TRIM55 gene encoding tripartite motif-containing protein 55 isoform X1, encoding MPLEKVGMSTALNYKSFSKEQETMDNLEKQLICPICLEMFTKPVVILPCQHNLCRKCASDIFQASNPYLPTRGGTTVASGGRFRCPSCRHEVVLDRHGVYGLQRNLLVENIIDIYKQESTRPERKCDQPMCEEHEDERINIYCLNCEIPTCSLCKVFGAHKDCQVAPLTNVYQQQKSELSDGIAVLVGSNDRMQGIVTQLEETCKTVEECCRRQKEQLCEKFDYLYSVLEERKNEMTQIITRTQEEKLEHVRSLMKKYADHLEAVSKLVESGIQFMEEPEMAVFLQNAKTLLQKITEASKGFQMEKIEDGYENMNQFTVNLSREEKIIREIDFDREEEGEEEEEETVDGEELDEVHTESSGGEEVEEEVEEEGAETAPQPPQRDPEPQSTAGEPSAEPAAVPLPATPAGQDEVVTPSGSQQTPESDTQVPATAEATDPLFYPSWYKAQSRQPSSPSSAPVSGLGTVGPPVSLETSAKKAEAPATAAIEESAPGSGKESNSTAATSKTGSEPSPQGQVEETPVSNERDGEPARHIFSFSWLNSLTE